In Desulfoplanes formicivorans, a genomic segment contains:
- a CDS encoding thiamine pyrophosphate-dependent dehydrogenase E1 component subunit alpha: MAKETKNALRRSILEKMLLTRAFEDRIAHLAAQKDRLPGMQILATGQEAAVAAVLALGPEDVIVTNHRSHAHLLARGATPQSLLAEIMGKETGVNHGKSGTLHMAVPHLNVLMTSTVVGAGPLLAMGAAFAQQYKEEDAVTMVFFGDGAAAEGSVHEAMNMAGVWHLPLLFVCENNCWAGAQSLKDHCSVSNIVTRAAGYGMPGKLVNGNDPDEILDTSLEMIARCRQGQGPALMELATYRMRGHGEYDHQEYVDPEEIAFWAQRDPIKLFRTRLEQDGVVDAAQAEVMYRDAEASIDAALEFADASPYPAPQAAFDHLWARAEEETGRI; this comes from the coding sequence ATGGCAAAGGAGACAAAGAACGCATTACGACGATCCATACTGGAAAAAATGTTGCTCACCCGGGCCTTTGAAGACCGCATTGCACACCTGGCAGCCCAAAAGGACCGACTGCCCGGCATGCAGATCCTGGCCACGGGTCAGGAGGCGGCCGTGGCTGCAGTGCTTGCTCTTGGTCCCGAAGACGTCATCGTAACCAATCATCGAAGCCACGCCCATCTGCTGGCCCGCGGAGCCACCCCCCAGTCCCTGCTGGCAGAGATCATGGGCAAGGAAACCGGAGTGAACCACGGCAAGTCCGGTACTCTGCATATGGCGGTTCCCCATCTGAATGTCCTCATGACCTCCACAGTGGTGGGTGCCGGGCCGCTTCTGGCCATGGGTGCGGCCTTTGCCCAGCAGTACAAGGAAGAGGATGCCGTGACCATGGTTTTTTTCGGCGATGGTGCAGCAGCCGAAGGCTCGGTGCATGAAGCCATGAACATGGCCGGAGTCTGGCACCTTCCCCTGCTCTTTGTCTGCGAAAACAACTGCTGGGCAGGGGCCCAGAGTTTGAAGGATCATTGCTCCGTGAGCAACATTGTCACACGTGCAGCAGGATACGGCATGCCCGGAAAGCTGGTAAACGGCAACGATCCCGATGAAATACTGGACACGTCCCTGGAAATGATCGCCCGTTGTCGCCAGGGGCAGGGGCCTGCCCTCATGGAACTGGCCACCTACCGCATGCGCGGCCATGGGGAGTACGATCACCAAGAGTATGTTGATCCCGAAGAAATCGCCTTCTGGGCCCAGCGTGACCCCATCAAGCTGTTTCGCACCCGTCTGGAACAGGATGGGGTGGTTGATGCTGCCCAGGCAGAGGTCATGTACCGGGATGCAGAAGCAAGCATTGATGCTGCCCTGGAATTTGCCGATGCAAGTCCCTATCCCGCGCCCCAGGCCGCTTTTGATCACCTCTGGGCCCGTGCCGAAGAAGAGACAGGGAGGATATAG
- a CDS encoding L-cysteine desulfidase family protein, producing METTDKRYKAYVAILQEELVPAMGCTEPIAIAYAAAKARDVLGQTPDRVVIEASDNIIKNVKSVVVPNTGYLKGIEAAAAAGIVAGDANKVLEVLSCVDDAGRARIGDFLKNTPVQVKNTQSGFLFDIIVTVYAGSLEAAVRIAHFHTNIIRITRNGEVLFSDGNCDDVETSSLTDRSLLNVEDILDFATSVDLAHVNDLIQRQVEYNYRIAQEGINGDWGANVGSVLVKTWGDDIKIRAKAMAAAGSDARMSGCELPVVIVSGSGNQGITASVPVIEYARELGADQETLFRALVVSNLITIHQKTGIGRLSAYCGAISAGVGAGAGIAWLHGGGYEEIAHTVVNALAIVSGIICDGAKPSCAGKIAAAVEAGILGYYMYQHGQQFYGGEGIVTKGVENTIANIGRLGRDGMRETDKEIIRIMLGE from the coding sequence ATGGAAACAACCGACAAGAGATACAAGGCCTATGTGGCCATTTTGCAGGAGGAACTCGTCCCGGCCATGGGCTGTACCGAGCCCATTGCCATTGCCTATGCCGCTGCCAAGGCACGGGATGTTCTCGGACAAACGCCCGACAGGGTGGTCATTGAGGCCAGTGATAACATCATCAAGAATGTCAAAAGTGTGGTGGTCCCCAATACCGGGTATCTGAAAGGCATTGAGGCTGCGGCTGCAGCAGGCATCGTGGCCGGGGATGCAAACAAGGTTCTTGAAGTTCTCTCATGCGTGGATGATGCAGGACGGGCTCGCATTGGGGATTTTTTGAAAAACACCCCAGTGCAGGTGAAAAATACCCAAAGCGGGTTCCTTTTTGACATCATTGTTACGGTGTATGCCGGATCCCTTGAAGCGGCGGTGCGCATTGCTCATTTTCATACCAACATCATCCGCATCACCCGCAATGGCGAGGTCCTTTTTTCAGATGGGAACTGTGATGATGTGGAAACTTCATCCCTTACGGATCGGTCCCTTTTGAATGTTGAGGATATCCTGGATTTTGCAACCTCCGTGGACCTTGCCCATGTCAACGACCTGATCCAGCGCCAGGTGGAATACAACTACCGCATTGCCCAGGAGGGCATTAACGGGGATTGGGGGGCCAATGTGGGTTCTGTCCTTGTGAAGACGTGGGGGGATGACATCAAGATACGGGCCAAGGCCATGGCCGCGGCCGGGTCTGATGCCCGCATGAGCGGATGTGAACTTCCCGTGGTCATTGTCTCGGGATCGGGCAATCAGGGCATCACCGCTTCGGTTCCGGTCATTGAATATGCTAGGGAGCTGGGTGCTGATCAGGAGACCCTCTTCCGGGCCCTTGTGGTCTCCAATCTCATCACCATCCATCAAAAAACAGGTATCGGCCGCCTTTCCGCCTATTGTGGCGCCATAAGCGCTGGTGTGGGTGCCGGGGCTGGCATCGCCTGGCTCCACGGCGGGGGCTATGAAGAGATCGCCCACACCGTGGTGAATGCCCTGGCCATTGTGTCAGGCATCATCTGCGACGGCGCCAAGCCTTCGTGTGCCGGCAAGATTGCTGCTGCAGTGGAAGCCGGCATCCTTGGTTATTACATGTACCAGCATGGCCAACAGTTTTATGGTGGAGAGGGCATTGTGACAAAGGGGGTGGAGAACACCATTGCCAACATCGGCCGGTTGGGCCGGGACGGCATGCGTGAAACCGACAAGGAGATCATCCGCATTATGTTGGGTGAGTAA
- a CDS encoding alpha-ketoacid dehydrogenase subunit beta, producing MQNLHTGVAIQNGLRLAMEMDDRVFLAGEGIGVSIHANPLMPTHGLLETFGPKRVRDTPVSEAAIAGLAVGASAMGLLPVVEIMFFPFITLASDMLVNHAAKLRYLSGGKTAFPLTVRVKAGVMSAGCQHSHNLETWLAHIPGLKVTFASTPADAKGLLLSAIFDPDPVIVVEEMGLYWTKGPVPPGDVRVPLGKAAIRRPGNDVTVVGYGGLMFAALEAAEKLEAEGVSVEVIDLRTLVPLDRETILESIARTGRLVIVHEATKFCGFGAELAALAAEEGFSSLSAPVRRVAGPDIPVPFSPPQEQFYMPNAQKIAEAVRSIM from the coding sequence ATGCAGAATCTCCACACTGGTGTTGCCATTCAGAACGGGCTGCGTCTGGCCATGGAAATGGACGATCGTGTTTTTCTGGCCGGAGAAGGAATCGGGGTCTCCATTCATGCCAATCCCCTCATGCCCACCCACGGTCTGTTGGAAACCTTTGGTCCCAAACGTGTCCGGGACACCCCGGTCAGCGAGGCGGCCATTGCAGGCCTGGCCGTGGGCGCCTCGGCCATGGGACTGCTCCCTGTGGTGGAAATCATGTTTTTTCCCTTCATCACCCTGGCCTCGGATATGCTGGTGAACCATGCTGCCAAATTGCGCTACTTAAGCGGTGGCAAAACCGCCTTTCCCCTCACTGTACGCGTCAAGGCCGGAGTCATGAGCGCCGGATGCCAGCATTCGCACAATCTGGAAACGTGGCTGGCCCATATCCCGGGACTCAAGGTAACCTTTGCGTCCACACCGGCTGATGCCAAAGGTTTGCTGCTTTCTGCCATCTTTGACCCTGATCCGGTCATTGTGGTGGAAGAGATGGGGCTCTACTGGACCAAGGGTCCGGTGCCTCCAGGCGATGTGCGTGTGCCCCTTGGCAAGGCAGCCATCCGTCGCCCAGGAAACGACGTAACCGTTGTTGGCTACGGCGGTCTGATGTTTGCTGCCCTGGAAGCTGCAGAAAAACTGGAAGCTGAAGGCGTGTCCGTGGAGGTGATCGACCTGCGTACCCTGGTTCCCCTGGACCGTGAAACCATTCTGGAATCCATTGCCCGTACCGGACGACTGGTGATAGTGCATGAGGCCACCAAGTTCTGCGGTTTTGGCGCAGAACTGGCGGCACTGGCCGCGGAAGAGGGATTCAGCTCCCTCAGTGCCCCAGTGCGCCGCGTGGCCGGACCCGACATCCCTGTGCCGTTCTCGCCTCCCCAGGAACAATTCTACATGCCCAATGCCCAGAAAATCGCCGAGGCTGTACGATCCATCATGTAG
- a CDS encoding aldo/keto reductase, which produces MKTITLTSGDAIPPMGLGTWKSAPGQVAAAVIHAVNLGYRHIDCAHIYGNEVEIGKALARVDVPRKDLWITSKLWNNAHAPQDVLPALEKTLEDLHLEYLDLYLIHWPVHFRPGVVSPSSGGDFLPWDAIPILETWAALEACVHKGLVRNIGVSNFSTTKLQTLLNGASIAPAMNQIEMHPYLQQRKMKAFCHQHGIALTAYAPLGSGDRPAALKHDNEPSLLQHPVILSVGKKHHASAAQVLISWALHRDTVVIPKSVNPGRLKENLEATHLVLDAEDIQAIDDLDAGYRYVDGKFWTVKGSPYTVENLWDM; this is translated from the coding sequence ATGAAAACAATCACATTGACAAGTGGTGATGCTATCCCTCCAATGGGTCTTGGAACCTGGAAATCTGCACCGGGCCAGGTAGCTGCAGCAGTCATACATGCGGTCAATCTGGGCTACCGCCATATTGATTGCGCCCATATTTACGGAAACGAAGTTGAGATCGGCAAAGCCCTGGCCCGGGTGGACGTGCCGCGCAAGGATCTCTGGATCACCTCCAAACTCTGGAACAACGCCCATGCTCCCCAAGACGTACTCCCGGCCCTGGAAAAGACACTGGAAGATTTACACCTTGAATACCTTGATCTCTACCTGATTCACTGGCCCGTTCATTTCAGGCCCGGTGTTGTCTCTCCTTCCAGCGGAGGGGATTTTCTGCCATGGGATGCTATCCCCATCCTGGAAACCTGGGCTGCTCTGGAAGCCTGTGTGCACAAGGGACTGGTACGCAATATCGGTGTGAGCAATTTCTCGACAACCAAGCTGCAGACCCTTCTCAACGGCGCATCCATTGCCCCGGCCATGAATCAGATCGAGATGCACCCCTACCTTCAGCAACGCAAGATGAAGGCCTTTTGCCATCAGCACGGCATTGCCCTGACGGCCTACGCCCCCCTGGGTTCCGGCGATCGTCCTGCAGCCTTGAAACATGACAATGAGCCCAGCCTGCTTCAGCATCCTGTTATTCTTTCCGTGGGGAAAAAGCATCATGCCAGCGCCGCGCAGGTGCTCATCAGCTGGGCTTTGCATCGCGATACCGTCGTGATTCCCAAGTCGGTCAATCCCGGACGTTTGAAGGAGAACCTTGAGGCCACCCATCTGGTTCTGGATGCTGAAGACATACAGGCCATTGACGATCTGGATGCGGGCTACAGGTATGTGGATGGGAAATTCTGGACCGTAAAGGGCTCTCCGTACACGGTCGAAAATCTATGGGATATGTAG
- the tpx gene encoding thiol peroxidase, whose amino-acid sequence MQTRANVITFHNQPLTLVGKELKPGDKAPDFTLLDNDLHPVSLKDFSGQVLIISAVPSLDTPVCDMETRKFNEEAAHLGDDVRILTVSMDLPFAQKRWCGNAGVERVQTLSDHKDASFGTAYGVLIQELRLLARCVFVIDKKGNITGIHLVKEVTNEPDYEAVLQMAKDAL is encoded by the coding sequence ATGCAAACACGAGCCAATGTCATAACCTTTCACAACCAGCCCCTGACCCTGGTGGGCAAGGAACTCAAACCAGGAGACAAGGCCCCGGATTTCACCCTTCTGGACAATGACCTACATCCCGTGTCCCTCAAAGACTTTTCCGGACAGGTCCTCATCATTTCCGCGGTTCCTTCCCTGGACACACCGGTTTGCGACATGGAAACCCGCAAGTTCAATGAGGAGGCTGCTCATCTGGGTGATGACGTGCGCATCCTCACCGTGAGCATGGATCTTCCCTTTGCCCAGAAACGCTGGTGCGGCAATGCCGGGGTGGAACGCGTCCAGACCCTGTCCGATCACAAGGATGCTTCCTTTGGCACGGCCTATGGCGTTTTGATCCAGGAACTGCGCCTTTTGGCCCGGTGCGTGTTCGTCATCGACAAAAAAGGGAACATCACCGGCATTCATCTGGTCAAGGAAGTGACCAATGAACCCGACTACGAGGCGGTTTTGCAGATGGCCAAGGATGCTCTCTAG
- a CDS encoding putative quinol monooxygenase — protein MSHVYVTAFITPKPGQEETLEKELRAVVDLVRQEPGCIRYNLHRSSQGATPAFLFYETWASMDALEKHANTPHIQAMREKTAALRATSTVQIWEEADVENP, from the coding sequence ATGTCTCATGTGTATGTTACCGCCTTTATAACGCCCAAACCTGGCCAGGAAGAGACACTGGAAAAAGAACTGCGTGCCGTCGTGGACCTTGTGCGCCAGGAACCGGGATGCATCCGGTACAACCTCCACCGGAGCAGCCAGGGCGCAACGCCCGCCTTTCTTTTTTATGAAACATGGGCGAGCATGGACGCTTTGGAAAAGCATGCCAACACACCGCATATCCAGGCCATGCGGGAAAAAACCGCAGCTTTGCGCGCCACCTCGACCGTTCAGATATGGGAAGAGGCAGACGTGGAAAATCCGTAA